Proteins encoded by one window of Filimonas effusa:
- a CDS encoding glycoside hydrolase family 130 protein has protein sequence MKDIARRFAANPLLAPADLKPSREGLQIACLLNPGVFEYDGKTWMLIRVAERPVQKDGIISFPVLTPTGMRIMEIATDDPELDASDPRVITYKGADYLTTLSHLRLVCSEDGIRFYEPGGYPLLQGSGILEAFGIEDCRVTLLEGRYYLTFTAVSENGVGVGMRTTVNWDEFENHGMILPPHNKDCAIFEEKVNGLYYMLHRPSSVDLGGNYIWLASSPDGLHWGNHHCLVKTRPGKWDSARVGAGAAPIKTEKGWLEIYHGANEAHEYCLGAVLLDLQDPSKVLARTDTPIMVPSADYELNGFFGKVVFTNGHIVHPDGDTITVYYGAADEFVCGADFSLKAILDLLK, from the coding sequence ATGAAAGATATAGCAAGGCGTTTTGCCGCAAACCCGTTATTGGCGCCCGCAGATCTGAAGCCCTCCAGGGAGGGCCTTCAGATCGCCTGCCTGCTGAACCCCGGCGTATTTGAATATGACGGTAAAACCTGGATGCTGATCCGTGTAGCAGAAAGGCCGGTACAGAAAGATGGTATTATCTCGTTTCCGGTTTTAACGCCAACAGGTATGCGTATCATGGAAATTGCTACAGATGACCCGGAACTGGATGCTTCTGACCCGCGTGTGATTACTTATAAAGGAGCCGATTACCTGACGACATTATCTCATCTGCGTCTTGTATGCAGTGAGGATGGCATCAGGTTCTATGAACCCGGGGGGTATCCTTTATTACAGGGCTCCGGCATCCTGGAAGCCTTTGGTATCGAAGATTGCCGTGTTACACTGCTGGAAGGCAGGTATTATCTCACCTTCACCGCCGTATCTGAAAATGGAGTAGGAGTAGGCATGCGTACCACCGTCAATTGGGATGAGTTCGAGAACCATGGTATGATACTGCCGCCGCATAATAAAGACTGCGCCATCTTTGAAGAAAAGGTCAATGGTCTGTATTATATGCTCCACCGTCCCAGCAGCGTTGACCTGGGTGGTAACTATATCTGGCTGGCGTCCTCTCCCGATGGACTGCATTGGGGGAATCACCACTGTCTGGTAAAAACCCGCCCGGGGAAATGGGATAGTGCACGTGTAGGCGCCGGGGCTGCGCCCATTAAAACAGAAAAGGGATGGCTTGAAATTTATCATGGTGCCAACGAAGCACATGAATATTGCCTGGGCGCTGTATTGCTCGATTTACAGGATCCGTCGAAAGTGCTTGCCCGGACAGATACTCCTATCATGGTGCCGTCTGCCGATTATGAACTTAATGGCTTCTTTGGTAAAGTGGTTTTTACAAACGGGCATATTGTTCATCCGGATGGTGATACTATCACCGTTTACTATGGTGCTGCCGATGAGTTCGTATGTGGCGCAGATTTTTCGCTGAAAGCGATCCTGGATCTATTAAAATAA
- a CDS encoding hybrid sensor histidine kinase/response regulator transcription factor: MPVLFCSAFSQLHAQPVPLARFLIQKLDNKNGLSNSSVNFLYNDADNLLWVATWDGLNRYDGSSFHVFNYGNTGSSSGIGNNVARFITEDKRGNLWVSTIEGISRFNKTTGAIRNYFYGQYQRSNIGEQEFQLTVDTAGTVYCFTQHDGLLRYDVAADTFRLCVLPRHPSGVTKMAFDRSNRLWLLNNAGILEAYQADGWSFNAIRHAAATRGINSFFLLNDALFYVDAGNQLYRLSGNARQTTRLLTLPAGITAMSFYKEHYLLAWANRGFAVYDAAFQSSSFLAAEVQQMQHIRITSWCKGPQQILWYGTDGNGIIKVSPATKPFVSVAMADNNMPYNRAVRSFCKVNGSLWIGTKGGGIIEMPDVSAAATGIGRRYYSYPASLDNNAVYVMKEGHDGLVYIGTDGAGIGLYDKTNRRFIKWSEVSGTKRFPAFGSVYAVLPDKDSSVWLGTSGFGLVHLKLTEQPGKGFAVKFIAQYTSNNSKNGVNGPANDIIYALAEDRNNNLWVGCRYGGLSLMNKKSRSFTSYKAFTYEGSLSNNDVLSLYYDNGHRLWIGTSYGLNALNENEQGKAMPVFNKLTTDNGLPNNTIHAIQEDAAGAIWVSTNRGLARVSPAVASGTPVARAAATVDPANSSAGALAASSAAAPMEAAISYYQQADGLHGNEFADGAVYRDAAGYLLMGGVAGFSYFHPAEIKNTDDLPNLVLANRRIGEVLKPDDSYSVIHPSGSTPGEYVLQRKEGFIEMEVRAVSFFNAEKCKFTYLLEGYDKIWHEETTPGKIIYTNLPPGNYKLKLKWSNGEGQWSQEVTAMQVTVKQYPWLSLPALIAYVLLFLWGAYAIYRYRRNRMLIRNELELEHRMRLREEELHQQRLGFFTNIAHELQTPLTLILGSAERSMEKDRSRFMSVIHQQAARLTYLVQQLLDFRKAEADVADLKYGYCDISELLHNLAAPFVPLAEQQEKTYRRQIDEGISGWMDKDKLEKIVFNLLSNAFRHSPPQATVLFVMKRTGARLDMMVSNSGCHMLPEQMDKLFTGFYSGSAAGSTADKFGTGIGLAFTQQLVTMLQGAIHAECNDDIVTFHVQLPLVNRDDHASAATVSEHPSLLYRSVTAWHRAPQVYDAGEQNKRTYLTQVVGDEDRKQLLIVEDDADIRYLLRDLLQEHYNMYEAVNGTEAIAFLQKHTPDLIISDIMMPDMDGLELCRRVKEAPATCQIPFILLSAKDSMEHQTQGYEVGADAYIAKPFHTAHLLVRIRKLLEYRERTTEIFRDTATLDLESSGIPDADKAFIDSVVAIVEAALDDVELNAARLEKELAMSKMQLYRKIKTLSGMTPGEFIKNIRLRHAAHMLATTQLTVSEIFYRTGFNSQSYFYREFKKRYDLAPNDYRAQQSAIS; this comes from the coding sequence ATGGGTTGCTACCTGGGATGGCCTTAACCGCTACGATGGCAGTAGTTTCCATGTATTCAATTATGGCAACACCGGTAGCAGCAGTGGCATAGGCAACAATGTCGCCCGGTTTATTACAGAAGACAAAAGGGGAAATCTTTGGGTGAGCACTATCGAAGGTATTTCCCGTTTCAATAAAACTACCGGTGCGATCAGAAACTATTTTTACGGCCAGTATCAGCGCAGCAACATCGGTGAACAGGAGTTTCAGCTGACTGTTGATACTGCCGGAACTGTGTATTGTTTTACCCAGCATGACGGGCTGCTCCGTTACGACGTGGCGGCAGATACTTTTCGCCTTTGTGTTTTACCACGCCACCCATCCGGTGTAACTAAAATGGCTTTCGACAGGTCTAATCGCCTTTGGTTGCTGAATAATGCCGGCATACTGGAAGCATACCAGGCCGATGGATGGAGCTTTAATGCTATCCGTCATGCAGCTGCCACCCGCGGCATCAATAGCTTTTTTCTCCTGAATGATGCCTTGTTTTATGTTGACGCCGGTAACCAGCTTTATCGCCTTTCCGGCAATGCGCGTCAAACAACCAGGCTGCTTACATTGCCTGCAGGGATTACTGCTATGAGCTTCTACAAAGAGCATTATCTGCTGGCGTGGGCAAACAGGGGATTTGCCGTGTATGATGCTGCTTTTCAATCGTCGTCTTTCCTGGCTGCAGAAGTACAGCAGATGCAGCATATCCGTATCACATCCTGGTGCAAGGGACCACAACAGATCTTATGGTATGGCACCGATGGTAATGGTATCATCAAAGTGTCTCCGGCAACCAAACCTTTTGTCTCTGTTGCGATGGCAGATAACAATATGCCTTACAATCGCGCTGTACGTTCATTCTGTAAAGTGAATGGAAGCCTGTGGATAGGTACCAAAGGTGGTGGTATCATAGAAATGCCGGATGTAAGTGCGGCTGCAACGGGCATTGGCAGGCGTTACTATTCTTATCCGGCATCCCTCGATAACAATGCTGTGTATGTAATGAAAGAAGGACACGATGGGCTCGTTTATATAGGCACCGATGGAGCTGGCATTGGTCTTTATGATAAAACAAACAGGCGCTTTATAAAGTGGAGTGAAGTGAGTGGAACAAAACGCTTCCCGGCCTTCGGCTCGGTATATGCCGTCCTGCCCGATAAAGACAGCTCTGTTTGGCTGGGTACCAGTGGATTTGGATTGGTGCACTTGAAATTAACTGAACAACCCGGTAAAGGCTTTGCCGTTAAGTTTATAGCGCAATACACTTCGAACAACAGTAAGAACGGTGTTAATGGTCCCGCCAATGACATTATTTATGCGCTGGCGGAAGACAGGAATAATAATCTTTGGGTAGGATGCCGCTACGGTGGTCTTAGCCTGATGAATAAGAAGTCACGCAGTTTTACATCGTATAAAGCATTTACCTATGAAGGAAGCCTGTCAAACAACGATGTATTATCTCTGTATTACGACAATGGTCATCGTCTCTGGATAGGTACAAGTTATGGCTTGAACGCGCTTAATGAAAATGAGCAGGGAAAGGCGATGCCTGTGTTTAATAAATTAACTACGGATAACGGTCTTCCCAATAATACGATTCACGCTATTCAGGAAGATGCCGCCGGCGCCATATGGGTAAGCACCAACAGGGGATTGGCCCGTGTATCGCCGGCCGTTGCTTCAGGAACGCCGGTTGCCCGTGCCGCTGCAACTGTTGATCCGGCTAATTCGTCTGCTGGTGCGCTTGCTGCCAGTTCGGCTGCTGCTCCCATGGAAGCAGCTATCAGTTATTACCAGCAGGCCGATGGTTTGCATGGCAATGAGTTTGCCGATGGCGCAGTTTACCGCGATGCGGCGGGATACCTGCTGATGGGAGGTGTCGCTGGCTTCAGTTATTTTCATCCGGCTGAAATTAAAAATACCGATGACCTGCCTAACCTGGTGCTGGCTAACCGCCGCATAGGAGAGGTCTTAAAACCCGATGATAGTTATAGCGTCATACATCCATCCGGCTCAACACCAGGCGAATATGTATTGCAGCGCAAAGAAGGTTTTATTGAAATGGAGGTAAGGGCAGTCAGCTTCTTTAATGCCGAAAAATGTAAGTTTACTTACCTGCTGGAAGGATATGATAAGATCTGGCATGAAGAAACTACGCCCGGTAAGATCATTTATACCAACCTGCCACCCGGTAACTATAAATTGAAATTGAAATGGTCTAATGGTGAAGGGCAATGGTCTCAGGAAGTTACTGCTATGCAGGTAACAGTGAAACAGTATCCCTGGCTGTCATTGCCGGCTTTGATCGCCTATGTGCTCCTGTTCCTCTGGGGCGCCTATGCAATTTACCGCTACCGTCGCAACAGGATGCTGATCCGTAATGAACTGGAACTGGAACATCGTATGAGGCTGCGGGAAGAAGAACTGCACCAGCAACGTCTTGGCTTCTTTACCAATATTGCCCACGAACTGCAAACGCCATTGACGTTGATCCTGGGTTCGGCTGAACGGTCGATGGAAAAAGACAGATCCCGTTTTATGTCGGTGATTCACCAGCAGGCTGCCCGCCTTACCTATCTCGTTCAGCAATTGCTCGATTTCAGGAAAGCGGAAGCCGATGTCGCTGATCTTAAATATGGTTATTGCGATATCTCCGAACTGCTGCACAACCTGGCAGCGCCTTTTGTTCCGCTGGCAGAACAACAGGAGAAAACCTATCGCCGCCAGATCGATGAAGGTATTTCAGGATGGATGGATAAAGACAAACTGGAAAAGATCGTCTTTAACCTGCTGTCAAATGCTTTCAGGCACTCTCCGCCACAGGCAACGGTTTTATTCGTGATGAAAAGAACCGGCGCCCGTCTTGATATGATGGTTTCCAATTCCGGCTGTCATATGTTGCCGGAGCAAATGGATAAACTCTTTACCGGCTTTTATTCGGGCTCAGCCGCCGGCAGCACGGCCGATAAATTTGGTACCGGAATAGGGCTTGCTTTTACACAGCAGCTGGTTACGATGTTACAGGGAGCCATTCATGCAGAATGTAACGATGATATAGTAACATTCCATGTACAGTTACCTCTGGTGAACAGGGATGATCACGCTTCGGCTGCAACGGTTTCGGAACATCCTTCTTTACTCTACCGTTCGGTAACAGCCTGGCATAGAGCTCCACAGGTGTATGACGCCGGCGAACAGAATAAACGTACTTACCTGACACAGGTAGTAGGCGATGAAGACCGCAAACAACTGCTCATTGTAGAGGACGATGCCGATATCCGCTACCTGCTTCGTGACCTTTTGCAGGAACACTATAATATGTATGAAGCCGTGAATGGCACAGAAGCGATCGCCTTTTTACAAAAGCATACCCCCGATCTTATTATAAGTGATATCATGATGCCTGATATGGATGGACTGGAACTGTGCCGCCGTGTAAAAGAAGCGCCGGCTACCTGCCAGATCCCGTTTATCCTGCTATCGGCCAAAGACAGTATGGAACATCAAACCCAAGGTTATGAGGTGGGCGCCGACGCCTATATCGCGAAACCTTTCCATACCGCTCATTTACTGGTGCGCATCAGGAAACTGCTCGAATACCGCGAACGAACCACGGAGATCTTCAGGGATACGGCAACCCTGGACCTGGAATCTTCCGGCATCCCCGACGCCGATAAAGCTTTTATCGATAGTGTAGTGGCCATCGTGGAGGCCGCGCTCGACGATGTAGAGCTGAATGCAGCCCGCCTGGAAAAGGAACTGGCTATGAGCAAAATGCAATTGTACAGGAAAATTAAAACCCTCTCCGGCATGACGCCGGGCGAGTTCATTAAGAATATCCGGCTCCGCCACGCAGCGCATATGCTGGCAACTACCCAGCTTACCGTATCCGAAATTTTCTACCGTACCGGCTTTAATAGCCAGTCTTATTTCTACCGTGAATTTAAAAAACGATACGACCTGGCGCCAAACGACTACCGTGCGCAGCAATCAGCTATCTCATGA
- a CDS encoding MFS transporter yields MANKLSSEVAHFNSQPHNFRILVLTNLVYAFVLPVIDIFVAAYVMRNSNDPTKVVIYQLTIYTGIPLTFLLNGFLLKHFNIRKLYSIGMMLSAVSMMVMMSLKTLDLTGIGIAGIIMGMSFGFYWSNRDYLALAITNDGNRNYYYGLETFFYTIIAVVIPVVIGWFIESHDGAAAVQRAYSIITGVVLVITILASVVCFRGHFTNPVQRKFVYFKFHPLWYRMLFLALLKGLAQGFLVTAPAMLIMRLLGKEGALGTAQSVGAIIAAITMYVLGRITKPSHRVAVFAGGLILFTMAAVINGILFNGLGVILFMLFLLMAKPLMDLAYFPIQFQVIDVLSKIEKRGEFAYILNHEAGLYVGRFMGAGVFLLLAYGYSVEIALRYAIIIIAVLQLYSIILSKRIIKESQALGAEAPAPADTIDPVEATMHSV; encoded by the coding sequence ATGGCGAACAAACTAAGCAGTGAAGTTGCGCACTTTAATAGCCAGCCACATAATTTCCGGATATTGGTGCTCACCAACCTGGTGTATGCATTCGTGCTGCCGGTGATCGATATTTTTGTGGCCGCCTACGTCATGCGTAATTCCAATGATCCCACCAAAGTGGTGATCTACCAGCTCACTATTTATACCGGCATCCCGCTTACCTTTCTCCTGAATGGATTCCTCCTGAAACACTTTAACATCAGGAAACTGTATTCAATAGGTATGATGTTAAGCGCCGTGTCTATGATGGTGATGATGTCTTTGAAAACACTTGACCTTACAGGTATTGGTATAGCAGGTATCATTATGGGAATGTCTTTCGGCTTTTACTGGTCGAACCGCGACTATCTGGCGCTGGCAATTACCAATGATGGCAACCGTAACTATTACTATGGGCTGGAGACCTTCTTTTATACTATCATAGCAGTAGTGATCCCGGTGGTCATTGGCTGGTTTATAGAATCGCACGACGGAGCGGCGGCGGTTCAAAGGGCTTATTCCATTATCACAGGTGTGGTGCTGGTGATAACTATTCTGGCTTCTGTTGTCTGCTTCCGTGGCCATTTTACCAATCCGGTACAGCGGAAGTTTGTTTATTTCAAATTCCATCCCCTTTGGTACCGCATGTTGTTCCTGGCATTGCTGAAAGGTTTGGCACAGGGTTTCCTGGTCACTGCACCGGCAATGCTTATCATGCGTTTACTGGGAAAGGAAGGCGCTTTGGGTACTGCCCAGTCGGTCGGCGCTATTATCGCAGCTATAACGATGTATGTGCTTGGCAGAATTACAAAGCCTTCGCATAGGGTTGCTGTATTTGCCGGGGGGCTTATCCTGTTTACGATGGCGGCAGTGATCAATGGTATCCTGTTTAACGGGCTGGGAGTGATCTTGTTTATGCTTTTCCTGCTTATGGCAAAACCACTGATGGATCTCGCTTATTTCCCTATCCAGTTCCAGGTGATAGATGTTTTGTCTAAGATCGAAAAGCGTGGAGAGTTTGCCTATATCTTAAACCATGAGGCAGGACTATACGTCGGCCGTTTTATGGGAGCGGGCGTATTTCTTTTGCTGGCATATGGTTATTCTGTTGAAATAGCCTTACGTTATGCCATCATTATTATTGCTGTGTTACAACTGTATTCTATTATACTTTCCAAACGCATCATAAAGGAAAGCCAGGCCCTGGGAGCGGAAGCTCCTGCTCCTGCAGATACCATTGATCCGGTTGAAGCAACGATGCATTCTGTTTGA
- a CDS encoding RagB/SusD family nutrient uptake outer membrane protein, with product MRSIYIIATCLLIGTGIGCSKQLDKKPIGQLTEEDVQSNPQIGTITSFVNRSYQTLANTLNVLGGNWDWTGGTVFRPDIILQDIASADMQKKWNPDGDQAWIDEFSSFSFTADNPGFRGQWSFSYEGIARINKAISYLTDEALITRLSMDQTLRNRMLGEVLFLRAYYYFELVNYWGDVPLILTPLTNFQQAYEVAKRAPAAEVWAQIVKDLGEAKNLLPNTKYADNTDKWRVSKGAVIAMQAKVALFQERWNDVITLVNELETTGFYHLNANYFDNFAVAKEYADQEVIFSYNHVTGQVPANGNGLCAIMDWGFMAPTANFLAAFEANDPRLLYTVNTTAQASYKILGETNTGNKGNEQSPSNKVLIRFADVLLWKAEAYNEINNPAAAIALINQVRQRARTTVTATGGTAPAGTLPDRNVSATDKATVKNWLMQERRVELGFESHRFLDLKRWKTAKSFLTGIGRNFQDRHYLYPVPQIEIDRSGGTMAQNADY from the coding sequence ATGAGATCAATATATATCATAGCCACTTGTTTGCTGATAGGCACCGGCATTGGATGCTCCAAACAACTGGATAAAAAACCTATAGGCCAGCTAACGGAGGAAGATGTTCAAAGTAATCCTCAGATAGGCACCATCACCTCGTTTGTCAACCGTTCTTATCAAACACTTGCCAATACTTTAAATGTATTGGGAGGTAACTGGGATTGGACTGGTGGCACAGTTTTCCGCCCTGATATCATTCTGCAGGACATTGCTTCTGCCGATATGCAAAAGAAATGGAATCCCGACGGCGATCAGGCCTGGATCGATGAGTTTAGTTCTTTTTCGTTCACTGCCGATAACCCCGGCTTCAGAGGGCAGTGGAGTTTTAGTTATGAAGGTATTGCCCGTATCAATAAAGCCATCTCTTATCTTACCGATGAAGCGTTGATTACCCGCCTGTCTATGGATCAAACGCTCCGTAACAGGATGCTGGGAGAGGTGCTTTTCCTGAGAGCATACTACTATTTTGAACTCGTGAACTACTGGGGAGATGTGCCTTTGATCTTAACACCGCTGACTAACTTCCAGCAGGCCTACGAAGTCGCTAAAAGAGCTCCTGCGGCAGAGGTATGGGCGCAGATCGTAAAAGACCTTGGTGAAGCAAAGAACCTGTTACCTAATACAAAATATGCCGATAATACCGATAAGTGGCGTGTGTCGAAAGGAGCTGTGATTGCTATGCAGGCAAAAGTGGCACTGTTCCAGGAGCGCTGGAACGATGTTATTACCCTGGTGAATGAACTGGAAACAACCGGTTTCTATCACCTGAACGCGAACTATTTCGACAACTTTGCCGTTGCCAAAGAATACGCTGATCAGGAGGTGATCTTTTCCTATAACCATGTAACCGGGCAAGTACCCGCAAATGGTAACGGCCTTTGCGCGATCATGGACTGGGGCTTTATGGCGCCTACAGCAAACTTCCTGGCTGCTTTTGAAGCCAATGATCCCAGGTTGTTATATACGGTTAATACTACAGCGCAGGCTTCTTATAAAATATTGGGCGAAACCAACACCGGTAATAAAGGAAACGAACAATCTCCTTCTAATAAGGTCCTGATCCGTTTTGCAGATGTGCTGTTATGGAAAGCGGAAGCATATAACGAAATCAATAACCCGGCCGCTGCCATAGCATTGATCAACCAGGTAAGACAGCGTGCACGTACTACGGTTACTGCCACCGGCGGCACAGCACCCGCAGGCACTTTACCCGACAGGAATGTAAGTGCAACGGATAAGGCTACCGTGAAAAACTGGCTGATGCAGGAAAGAAGGGTAGAGCTTGGCTTTGAGTCACATCGCTTCCTCGACCTCAAACGCTGGAAAACTGCAAAGTCATTTCTTACAGGCATCGGCCGCAACTTCCAGGATAGGCATTACTTATATCCCGTTCCACAAATAGAGATCGACAGGTCAGGTGGTACTATGGCGCAGAATGCTGATTATTAA
- a CDS encoding SusC/RagA family TonB-linked outer membrane protein has product MKRNQQERSSHLSARIRSFLYCTGILFLSFLLPAMLRAQNPDIRVSGTVLSASGSPLQYASIQVKRTTRGTTTDSLGKFSIMAPPSGTLVISYAGYQPQEVQVANQSALSIVLNAAVDSSMSDVVVVGYTTQRRNSISGALSTVNMENTEVRRVANVGQMLQGQVPGLNVTSATGAPGDGIDIKVRGVGTIGSTSPLFVVDGIPATDITFLNPTDIASMSILRDASAAAMYGSRSANGVIVITTKTGKKGRNSLDLNYFRGIQQAGNLPKMLNGRQYMAKMEESWNNTIGYSPSNNPYTADKNRSDLANTNWLDELFETGYSQNVQLSASGGSDKVQYLLSGTYYQENGIVVFDNDKFRRLTFRTNINASLSDRLRVGTNIQLGNTAFSRISSRGDAPGIIRHALIRPPVIPVYKDPSDPTWKARDPFTDLPFYKNNNLAAGGWESEYEYTSNPIALAYFTNDRVNNLKTFGNFYAEYGFLKNQALKLRTNVGIDLTMGHSKKFNQNFGDDNGGGEDADKGLGRQNRPNSLDEARGEEYAVTWNNTLNYSTRINKHSISALVGTEYITYRSDNMGGSRRRFEYSDPSFQYLDYGSDGSVTDMRSSGSAIESTLFSVFGSATYMYDSKYMLTANLRADASSRFGPNNRWGYFPSVSAGWRISEESFMKSAKWLSDLRLRASVGKLGNQQFEDYQWQQLMRKVGDDYVIARYGNPDLKWESTTQTNFGADITIARKLSVSVDYFIKNTSDILLPVNLPLSTGFVDPTYINAAKVSNKGIELAINYKNYDNAFKYALGANLATVTNKVEQLHPNLPVRVGDYWRDQPGTPLGSFYGYVMEGIYQNTAEVQQHLFNTLNAGAPDHPREQPGDIRFKDLDNNGVIDDKDRTFIGNPVPKMTYGVTMSGSYKGFDLNILFQGIQDVDKFNEMKKITDYDTRPFNHSVRTLEAWNGEGSSNSTPRSTFSDNGSSRMSSIYIEDASYMRLKNVELGYSFRSLLGKAVPQIQNLRVYVSAQNLFTVTQYKGLDPESTDSRDMGTYPLAKSFIFGVNMTF; this is encoded by the coding sequence ATGAAAAGAAATCAGCAGGAGCGAAGCTCCCACTTATCTGCCCGGATCCGGTCTTTTCTGTACTGCACCGGCATCCTTTTTCTTAGTTTCTTATTACCTGCCATGCTCCGGGCGCAGAACCCGGATATCCGCGTTTCCGGTACCGTTTTATCGGCTTCAGGCAGCCCCTTGCAGTATGCTTCCATACAAGTGAAGCGTACTACCAGGGGAACAACTACCGATTCACTGGGTAAATTCTCTATTATGGCGCCACCATCCGGTACCCTGGTAATAAGTTACGCCGGCTACCAGCCACAGGAGGTACAGGTAGCGAATCAGTCGGCGCTATCCATTGTGCTGAACGCAGCGGTTGACAGTTCTATGAGCGATGTTGTGGTGGTAGGTTATACTACCCAGCGCCGGAACTCCATCAGCGGCGCTTTGTCTACGGTGAACATGGAAAACACCGAGGTGCGCAGGGTCGCCAATGTAGGGCAAATGTTACAAGGCCAGGTGCCCGGCCTCAATGTTACCTCCGCTACGGGGGCTCCCGGCGATGGAATTGATATTAAGGTAAGGGGCGTGGGTACCATCGGCAGTACCAGCCCGCTGTTTGTGGTAGATGGAATTCCCGCTACCGATATCACCTTCCTCAATCCTACCGATATCGCCAGCATGTCCATCTTGCGCGATGCTTCTGCCGCTGCCATGTATGGCTCCCGGTCCGCTAACGGTGTTATCGTGATCACTACCAAAACCGGTAAAAAAGGCAGGAATAGCCTCGACCTGAACTATTTCCGCGGTATCCAGCAGGCAGGCAACCTGCCCAAAATGCTCAATGGCCGGCAGTATATGGCCAAAATGGAAGAAAGCTGGAACAATACCATCGGTTATTCTCCCTCGAACAATCCTTACACTGCCGATAAGAACCGTTCCGACCTGGCCAATACCAACTGGCTGGACGAACTGTTTGAAACAGGCTACTCTCAGAACGTTCAGCTGAGCGCCAGCGGCGGCAGCGATAAAGTGCAATACCTGCTTTCCGGAACTTATTACCAGGAAAACGGTATCGTAGTGTTCGACAACGACAAATTCAGAAGGCTTACATTTCGTACCAATATTAATGCATCACTGAGCGATCGCCTCAGGGTGGGCACTAATATCCAGCTTGGTAATACTGCTTTCAGCCGTATATCATCCAGGGGAGATGCCCCTGGTATCATCCGCCATGCGCTCATCCGGCCTCCTGTGATCCCGGTTTATAAAGATCCCTCCGATCCCACCTGGAAAGCAAGGGATCCGTTCACTGATCTGCCTTTTTATAAAAATAATAACCTGGCTGCCGGTGGCTGGGAAAGTGAATACGAATACACCAGCAATCCCATTGCCCTGGCTTATTTCACAAACGACAGGGTGAATAACCTTAAAACCTTCGGTAACTTCTACGCTGAATATGGTTTCCTGAAAAACCAGGCTTTGAAGCTCCGTACCAACGTAGGTATTGATCTTACCATGGGGCATAGCAAAAAGTTCAACCAGAACTTCGGTGATGATAATGGCGGAGGCGAAGATGCCGACAAAGGACTGGGACGCCAGAACAGGCCCAACTCATTGGATGAGGCAAGAGGTGAGGAGTATGCTGTTACCTGGAACAATACATTGAACTATTCCACAAGAATTAACAAACATTCCATCAGCGCACTGGTAGGTACGGAATATATCACTTACAGAAGTGATAACATGGGCGGCTCACGCAGGCGCTTTGAATATAGTGATCCCTCCTTCCAGTATCTCGATTATGGCAGCGATGGTTCTGTAACCGATATGCGCAGTTCCGGCTCCGCAATTGAGTCTACACTATTCTCTGTCTTTGGTTCGGCTACCTATATGTACGATTCAAAGTATATGCTTACTGCTAACCTTCGCGCAGATGCCTCCTCCCGCTTTGGTCCTAATAACAGGTGGGGGTATTTCCCTTCCGTATCGGCAGGCTGGCGCATCAGCGAAGAGTCTTTCATGAAAAGCGCCAAATGGTTGTCCGATCTCAGGCTGCGTGCCAGCGTGGGTAAACTGGGTAACCAGCAGTTCGAAGATTACCAATGGCAGCAGCTCATGCGCAAAGTGGGTGACGACTATGTAATTGCCCGCTATGGCAACCCGGACCTTAAATGGGAATCTACTACACAAACCAACTTTGGTGCAGATATCACGATTGCAAGAAAGTTAAGTGTGTCTGTTGATTATTTTATCAAGAATACAAGCGATATCCTGCTTCCCGTGAACCTGCCGCTTTCTACAGGTTTTGTGGACCCAACCTATATCAATGCCGCCAAGGTGTCTAATAAAGGTATCGAACTGGCCATTAATTACAAGAACTATGATAATGCATTTAAATATGCATTAGGTGCTAACCTGGCCACTGTAACCAACAAGGTAGAACAATTACACCCTAACCTGCCTGTAAGGGTGGGTGACTATTGGAGAGACCAGCCGGGTACACCACTGGGATCTTTCTATGGTTATGTAATGGAAGGCATCTATCAGAACACAGCCGAAGTACAACAGCACCTGTTTAATACATTGAATGCAGGCGCTCCCGATCATCCACGCGAACAACCCGGAGATATCAGGTTCAAAGACCTGGATAATAATGGTGTGATCGACGATAAGGACAGAACCTTTATTGGTAATCCTGTTCCTAAAATGACCTATGGTGTTACCATGTCCGGCAGTTATAAAGGCTTTGATCTGAATATTCTCTTCCAGGGCATCCAGGACGTAGATAAGTTCAATGAAATGAAAAAGATCACTGATTATGATACGCGTCCTTTCAACCATAGCGTACGTACGCTGGAAGCCTGGAATGGAGAAGGCAGCAGTAACAGCACGCCGCGGTCTACTTTCAGCGACAATGGCAGCAGCCGCATGTCTTCTATCTACATCGAAGATGCCTCTTATATGCGTTTGAAGAACGTAGAGCTGGGATATTCCTTCAGGTCTTTACTGGGTAAAGCAGTTCCGCAGATCCAGAACCTGAGAGTATATGTGTCTGCACAAAACCTCTTTACCGTTACCCAATACAAAGGACTGGATCCGGAGTCTACCGACAGCAGGGATATGGGTACGTATCCATTGGCGAAGTCTTTCATTTTCGGTGTGAACATGACGTTCTAA